The Azospirillum brasilense genome window below encodes:
- the gltA gene encoding citrate synthase, which produces MTQTADKADTFTLIDNRTGKQVSLPVMKGSTGPDVIDIRKLYAETGCFTYDPGFTSTGSCESKITYIDGDEGILLHRGYAIDDLAEHATFPEVCFLLLNNHLPNAAEKEEFEGILRGHSMVHEQLTRFYSGFRRDAHPMAVLCGVVGALSAFYHDSTDIEDPVQRKIAAHRLIAKIPAIAAMAYKYSVGQPFMYPRNDLSYAENFLYMTFGTPCEPYKVNPVLSKAMDKIFILHADHEQNASTSTVRLAGSSGANPFACIAAGIASLWGPAHGGANEAVLKMLEEIGSVDRIPEIVRRAKDKNDNFRLMGFGHRVYKNYDPRAQVMRKTCHEVLAELGIKDEPLLDIAMELEKIALEDPYFVEKKLYPNVDFYSGIILKAMGFPTSMFTVLFAVARTVGWISQWKEMIEDPVQKIGRPRQLYTGATKRDFIPLAERG; this is translated from the coding sequence ATGACCCAAACCGCGGACAAGGCCGATACCTTCACCCTGATCGACAACCGGACTGGCAAGCAGGTCAGCCTGCCCGTGATGAAGGGAAGCACGGGTCCGGACGTGATCGACATCCGCAAGCTCTACGCCGAGACCGGTTGTTTCACCTACGATCCGGGTTTCACTTCGACGGGCAGCTGCGAGTCCAAGATCACCTACATCGATGGTGACGAGGGTATCCTGCTGCACCGCGGTTACGCCATCGACGACCTTGCCGAGCACGCGACCTTCCCGGAGGTCTGCTTCCTCCTCCTCAACAACCACCTGCCGAACGCCGCCGAGAAGGAAGAGTTCGAGGGCATCCTGCGCGGCCACTCGATGGTGCACGAGCAGCTGACCCGCTTCTACAGCGGCTTCCGCCGCGACGCTCACCCGATGGCGGTTCTCTGCGGCGTCGTCGGCGCGCTGTCGGCCTTCTACCACGACTCGACGGACATCGAGGACCCGGTGCAGCGCAAGATCGCCGCGCACCGCCTGATCGCCAAGATCCCGGCGATCGCCGCGATGGCCTACAAGTACTCGGTCGGCCAGCCGTTCATGTACCCGCGCAACGACCTGTCGTATGCCGAGAACTTCCTCTACATGACCTTCGGCACGCCCTGCGAGCCGTACAAGGTCAACCCGGTCCTGTCCAAGGCGATGGACAAGATCTTCATCCTGCACGCCGACCACGAGCAGAACGCCTCGACCTCGACCGTCCGTCTGGCCGGCTCGTCGGGCGCCAACCCGTTCGCCTGCATCGCCGCCGGCATCGCCTCGCTGTGGGGTCCGGCCCACGGCGGCGCCAACGAGGCCGTGCTGAAGATGCTGGAGGAGATCGGCTCCGTCGATCGCATCCCGGAGATCGTCCGCCGCGCCAAGGACAAGAACGACAACTTCCGCCTGATGGGCTTCGGTCACCGGGTCTACAAGAACTACGACCCGCGCGCCCAGGTCATGCGCAAGACCTGCCATGAGGTTCTGGCCGAGCTGGGCATCAAGGACGAGCCGCTCCTCGACATCGCCATGGAGTTGGAGAAGATCGCCCTCGAAGACCCGTACTTCGTCGAGAAGAAGCTGTACCCGAACGTCGATTTCTACTCGGGCATCATCCTGAAGGCGATGGGCTTCCCGACCAGCATGTTCACCGTGCTGTTCGCCGTGGCGC
- the gltX gene encoding glutamate--tRNA ligase, with the protein MTVVTRFAPSPTGFLHIGGARTALFNWLYARRNGGTYLLRIEDTDRQRSTDAAVDAILDGLSWLGLDWDGDAVSQFARKDRHAEVAQQMLAAGRAYYCYASPEELEDMRAAQKAAGQPVRYDGRWRDRDPSEAPAGVKPVIRLKAPQEGETVLKDRVQGEVTVQNAQLDDLILLRADGTPTYLLAVVVDDHDMGVTHVIRGDDHLTNTFRQIQIFNAMGWDLPEFGHIPLIHGPDGAKLSKRHGALGVDAYRDMGYLPEAIRNYLLRLGWGHGDDEIISTEQAVEWFNLEGIGRSPSRFDFAKLENLNAHYMRQADDARLVGLAAPRLEAELGRALTESERDLLTRAMNGLKQRARTVVDLTQSARFYLAARPLAMDEKAAALLDEKGRGVLTDLAARFEAEADFTAAALEGLVRAFAEERGEKLGKIAQPLRAALTGSTVSPPIFEVAEILGRAETLARMKDAATAARG; encoded by the coding sequence ATGACCGTCGTCACCCGTTTCGCCCCGTCGCCCACCGGCTTTCTCCACATCGGCGGTGCCCGCACCGCGCTGTTCAACTGGCTGTACGCCCGCCGCAACGGCGGCACGTACCTGCTGCGCATCGAGGACACCGACCGCCAGCGCTCGACGGACGCCGCGGTGGACGCCATCCTCGACGGCCTGTCCTGGCTCGGCCTCGACTGGGACGGCGACGCGGTCAGCCAGTTCGCCCGCAAGGACCGCCACGCCGAGGTGGCGCAGCAGATGCTGGCCGCCGGCCGCGCCTATTACTGCTACGCGAGCCCCGAGGAGCTGGAGGACATGCGCGCCGCCCAGAAGGCCGCGGGCCAGCCGGTGCGCTACGACGGGCGCTGGCGCGACCGCGACCCGTCCGAGGCTCCGGCCGGCGTGAAGCCGGTGATCCGCCTGAAAGCGCCGCAGGAGGGCGAGACGGTCCTGAAGGACCGCGTCCAGGGCGAGGTGACGGTGCAGAACGCCCAGCTCGACGACCTGATCCTGCTGCGCGCCGACGGCACCCCGACCTATCTGCTGGCGGTGGTGGTCGACGACCACGACATGGGCGTGACCCACGTCATCCGCGGCGACGACCATCTGACCAACACCTTCCGCCAGATCCAGATCTTCAACGCCATGGGCTGGGACCTGCCGGAGTTCGGCCATATCCCGCTGATCCACGGTCCGGACGGCGCCAAGCTGTCGAAGCGCCACGGCGCGCTGGGCGTCGACGCCTACCGCGACATGGGCTACCTGCCGGAGGCGATCCGCAACTACCTGCTGCGGCTCGGCTGGGGGCACGGCGACGACGAGATCATCTCGACCGAACAGGCCGTGGAGTGGTTCAACCTTGAGGGCATCGGGCGCTCCCCCTCGCGCTTCGACTTCGCCAAGCTGGAGAACCTGAACGCCCATTACATGCGGCAGGCCGACGACGCCCGCCTCGTGGGTCTGGCTGCCCCACGGCTGGAGGCCGAGCTTGGCCGCGCGCTGACCGAGTCGGAGCGCGATCTGCTGACCCGCGCCATGAACGGGCTGAAGCAACGCGCCCGCACCGTGGTCGATCTCACCCAGAGCGCCCGCTTCTACCTCGCCGCCCGTCCGCTGGCGATGGACGAGAAGGCCGCCGCGCTGTTGGACGAGAAGGGCCGCGGCGTCCTGACCGACCTCGCCGCCCGCTTCGAGGCCGAGGCGGACTTCACCGCCGCCGCCCTCGAAGGACTGGTGCGTGCCTTCGCCGAGGAGCGTGGCGAGAAGCTGGGCAAGATCGCCCAGCCGCTGCGCGCCGCGCTCACCGGTTCCACCGTGTCGCCGCCCATCTTCGAGGTGGCCGAGATCCTGGGGCGCGCGGAAACGCTGGCCCGGATGAAGGATGCCGCAACTGCAGCACGGGGATAA
- a CDS encoding ComEC/Rec2 family competence protein: MAEGLAAEEGDAGPVRRGIAARLAAGALECLAAERERWALWLPVGTGAGVALYFGLPAEPPLWLGPGAAVGCLPLLWLARRRLAPVVLLLGLLSVALGFAAVQLHSVAAMAPMLTRELGPVQVTGRVLAIERQPTGTRLMIGELAVERLPPEATPARVRLHLPAKVTPPEAGTVVRLRAMLHPPAAPAEPGAFDLQRRAYFEGFGAVGFVMGAPVAQDAPPPGGWRRVTVAFERARAAIAERVRAVVSDSAEASVTAALLNGDAAAIPGPMMDAFRDSGLAHLLSISGLHVGIAAGIVFWVVRALLALVPWIALRWPIKKIAALAGILSAILYTLLVGAPLPTLRSVLMTGLVMGAVIADRSPISMRLVAFAGIVTVLYDPEGMLGPSFQMSFAAVVALIAAFERFTPWAVRRRREMGWLGKGVMALGGIVFSSVVATVATTPYGLYHFQQVAFYGVLSNMVAIPITTVWIMPFSLLSYLLLPFGLEGPAVTAMSWGVRLVIETAERTAALPGATAFLPAMPDAAIAAVTLGGLWLAIWTGRWRWLGLVALAGGLVAPAVAPRPDILVSEDGKLMAVRGAEGILSLSTASDGRVANTWRRRDGMEKPEGKAGQDVWPLAGVSLDGGLRCDALGCLYRAQGKTVALLRQPDALPEDCAVADAVVTATPSRGCRAPLVIDRWRLRREGAQALYLSDQGIRVESVRGRRGDRPWTMGGRTMGGTLTDGRTGAR, translated from the coding sequence ATGGCCGAGGGTTTGGCGGCGGAGGAGGGCGATGCCGGTCCTGTCCGTCGCGGCATTGCCGCGCGCCTTGCCGCAGGGGCGTTGGAGTGTCTCGCCGCGGAGCGGGAGCGCTGGGCGCTGTGGCTGCCGGTGGGGACCGGGGCGGGTGTGGCGCTGTATTTCGGCCTGCCCGCCGAGCCGCCGCTCTGGCTGGGGCCGGGCGCCGCGGTCGGCTGTCTGCCTCTGCTGTGGCTGGCGCGGCGGCGTCTGGCGCCGGTCGTTCTGCTGCTGGGGCTGTTGAGCGTCGCTCTGGGCTTCGCCGCGGTGCAACTGCACAGCGTGGCGGCGATGGCACCGATGCTGACGCGCGAGCTTGGACCGGTGCAGGTCACCGGGCGGGTGCTGGCGATCGAACGGCAGCCCACCGGCACGCGGTTGATGATCGGTGAACTGGCGGTGGAGCGGTTGCCCCCGGAAGCGACGCCGGCGCGGGTCCGCCTGCATCTGCCGGCCAAGGTGACACCGCCGGAGGCCGGGACGGTGGTCCGGCTGCGCGCCATGCTCCACCCGCCGGCCGCCCCGGCAGAGCCGGGAGCGTTCGACCTGCAGCGGCGCGCCTATTTCGAAGGCTTCGGCGCGGTCGGCTTCGTCATGGGTGCCCCCGTTGCCCAGGATGCGCCACCGCCCGGCGGCTGGCGCCGGGTGACGGTGGCCTTCGAGCGGGCGCGCGCCGCCATCGCCGAGCGGGTTCGTGCCGTCGTGAGCGATTCCGCGGAGGCCAGTGTCACCGCCGCCTTGCTGAACGGCGACGCGGCGGCGATTCCAGGACCGATGATGGACGCCTTCCGTGACAGCGGCCTCGCGCATCTCCTGTCCATTTCCGGCCTGCATGTGGGCATCGCCGCGGGAATCGTCTTTTGGGTGGTGCGGGCGCTGCTGGCGCTGGTTCCCTGGATCGCGCTGCGCTGGCCGATCAAGAAGATCGCGGCGCTGGCCGGCATCCTGTCGGCCATCCTCTACACGCTACTGGTGGGGGCTCCCCTGCCGACGCTGCGGTCGGTGCTGATGACCGGCCTCGTCATGGGCGCGGTGATCGCCGACCGGTCGCCGATCAGCATGCGGCTGGTCGCCTTCGCCGGCATCGTCACCGTCCTCTATGACCCGGAGGGGATGCTGGGGCCGAGCTTCCAGATGTCCTTCGCGGCGGTCGTCGCCCTGATCGCCGCCTTCGAACGCTTCACGCCCTGGGCGGTGCGGCGGCGGCGCGAGATGGGCTGGCTCGGCAAGGGTGTCATGGCGCTGGGCGGAATTGTCTTTTCCAGCGTGGTGGCGACGGTCGCGACGACGCCCTACGGGCTCTATCATTTCCAGCAGGTCGCCTTTTACGGCGTGCTGTCCAACATGGTGGCGATCCCCATCACGACGGTGTGGATCATGCCTTTCAGTTTGCTGTCATACTTGCTGCTGCCCTTCGGGCTGGAGGGGCCGGCGGTCACGGCGATGAGCTGGGGCGTCCGGCTGGTCATCGAAACGGCGGAGCGGACCGCGGCGCTGCCTGGAGCGACGGCGTTCCTGCCGGCCATGCCGGACGCCGCCATCGCGGCGGTCACGCTGGGCGGGTTGTGGCTGGCCATCTGGACAGGACGCTGGCGCTGGTTGGGGCTGGTGGCCTTGGCCGGCGGACTGGTCGCCCCGGCCGTCGCGCCGCGGCCCGACATTCTGGTGTCGGAGGACGGCAAGCTTATGGCCGTGCGCGGCGCGGAGGGGATTCTCAGCCTCTCCACCGCCAGCGACGGGCGGGTCGCCAACACGTGGAGGCGGCGCGACGGCATGGAGAAGCCGGAGGGGAAGGCCGGTCAGGATGTCTGGCCGCTCGCCGGGGTCAGCCTGGACGGGGGGCTGCGCTGCGATGCTCTGGGATGCCTTTACCGAGCGCAGGGGAAGACGGTGGCGCTGCTGCGCCAGCCCGATGCCTTGCCGGAGGATTGCGCAGTGGCCGATGCGGTGGTGACCGCGACTCCATCGCGCGGGTGCCGGGCGCCGCTGGTCATCGACCGCTGGCGCCTGCGGCGGGAGGGTGCGCAGGCGCTTTATCTGTCGGACCAGGGCATCCGGGTGGAAAGCGTGCGCGGTCGGCGCGGGGACCGCCCGTGGACGATGGGAGGAAGGACGATGGGCGGGACGCTGACCGATGGAAGGACCGGGGCGCGCTGA
- the lexA gene encoding transcriptional repressor LexA — translation MLTRKQHELLLFINERLGQGGVSPSFDEMKDALNLKSKSGIHRLITGLEERGFIRRLPHRARALEVLRLPEGLETARTRPPRAKFQPNVIKGDFSFAGREANPASESVQLPLYGRIAAGTPIEALRDGSAFVDVPAAMLGMGDHYALEVAGDSMVEAGILDHDTVVIQRCDSADNGSIVVALVDDAEVTLKRLRRKGNTVALEPANAAYETRIFGADRVRVQGRLVGLVRKY, via the coding sequence ATGCTCACGCGCAAGCAGCATGAATTGCTGCTTTTCATCAACGAGCGGCTCGGGCAGGGCGGTGTGTCCCCTTCCTTCGACGAAATGAAGGACGCTCTCAACCTGAAGTCCAAGTCGGGCATCCACCGCCTCATCACGGGGCTGGAGGAGCGCGGCTTCATCCGCCGCCTGCCCCACCGCGCCCGCGCGCTGGAGGTGCTGCGCCTGCCGGAGGGGCTGGAGACCGCCCGCACCCGGCCGCCGCGCGCCAAGTTCCAGCCCAACGTCATCAAGGGCGACTTCAGCTTCGCGGGGCGGGAGGCGAATCCGGCATCGGAATCGGTGCAGCTTCCGCTCTACGGCCGGATCGCCGCGGGTACGCCCATCGAGGCGCTGCGCGACGGTTCCGCCTTCGTGGACGTTCCCGCGGCCATGCTCGGCATGGGCGACCACTACGCGCTGGAAGTCGCCGGCGATTCGATGGTCGAGGCCGGCATCCTCGACCATGACACGGTGGTCATCCAGCGCTGCGACAGCGCGGACAACGGCTCGATCGTCGTCGCCCTGGTCGACGACGCCGAGGTCACGCTGAAGCGCCTGCGCCGCAAGGGCAACACCGTGGCGCTCGAACCCGCCAACGCCGCCTACGAGACGCGCATCTTCGGCGCCGACCGCGTCCGGGTGCAGGGCCGCCTCGTCGGTCTGGTGCGGAAGTACTGA
- the glp gene encoding gephyrin-like molybdotransferase Glp translates to MLQVGEARARILAAFTALPAETVPLPDALGRVLAEPAVARLTQPPFAAAAMDGWAVRATDIVPASGDAPVTLRRIGESAAGHAFAGSVGAGEAVRIFTGAPLPTGADAVVMQEDCEDAGDRVRVGRAVPAGRFIRPAGLDFAAGEELLPKGRLLTARDVALAAAANLPWLRVHRRPRVAVLATGDEIALPGDPLGPSQIVSSNALGLCALVASQGGLAHNLGVAKDDPEHLAAMAAGAAGCDLLVTTGGASQGEHDHVRDVLGGLSLDFYRVAMKPGKPLIFGTANGVPLLGLPGNPVSTGVAALLFLVPVLRRLQGLPAESATLTARLGAPLKANDDRTDFLRATLSTGADGEPVATPFPRQDSAMMSRLARADALIVREPQATAAAVGDRVTVIPLSGGVLSL, encoded by the coding sequence ATGTTGCAGGTTGGTGAAGCCCGCGCCCGCATCCTCGCTGCCTTCACCGCCCTGCCGGCGGAGACGGTGCCGCTGCCCGACGCGCTGGGGCGCGTCCTGGCGGAGCCCGCCGTCGCCCGCCTGACCCAGCCGCCTTTCGCCGCCGCCGCCATGGACGGCTGGGCCGTCCGCGCCACCGACATCGTCCCGGCGTCGGGGGATGCGCCGGTCACCCTGCGCCGCATCGGCGAGTCCGCGGCCGGCCACGCCTTCGCCGGATCGGTCGGCGCCGGCGAGGCCGTGCGCATCTTCACCGGCGCCCCTCTGCCCACCGGCGCCGACGCCGTGGTGATGCAGGAGGATTGCGAGGACGCCGGGGATCGCGTGCGCGTCGGGCGCGCCGTGCCCGCGGGGCGCTTCATCCGTCCCGCCGGTCTGGACTTCGCCGCGGGAGAGGAGTTGCTTCCCAAGGGACGGTTGCTGACCGCCCGCGACGTCGCCCTGGCCGCCGCCGCCAACCTGCCCTGGCTGCGCGTCCACCGCCGCCCGCGGGTCGCCGTGCTCGCCACCGGTGACGAGATCGCCCTGCCCGGCGATCCGCTGGGGCCGAGCCAGATCGTCAGCTCCAACGCGCTCGGCCTGTGCGCGCTGGTCGCCAGCCAGGGCGGGCTCGCCCACAATCTCGGCGTGGCCAAGGACGATCCGGAGCATCTCGCCGCCATGGCCGCCGGGGCGGCCGGCTGCGACCTGCTGGTGACCACGGGCGGCGCCTCGCAAGGCGAGCACGACCATGTGCGCGACGTGCTGGGCGGGCTGTCGCTGGACTTCTACCGCGTCGCCATGAAGCCCGGCAAACCGTTGATTTTCGGGACGGCGAACGGAGTGCCGCTGCTCGGCCTGCCCGGCAACCCGGTGTCCACCGGCGTGGCCGCCCTGCTGTTCCTGGTGCCCGTCCTCCGCCGTCTCCAGGGGTTGCCCGCCGAGAGCGCCACGCTCACGGCCCGGCTCGGCGCGCCGCTGAAGGCCAACGACGACCGTACGGATTTCCTGCGCGCCACGCTGTCCACCGGAGCGGACGGCGAGCCCGTCGCCACCCCCTTCCCGCGCCAGGACAGCGCGATGATGTCCCGGCTGGCCCGGGCCGATGCCCTGATCGTCCGCGAGCCGCAGGCAACCGCCGCCGCTGTGGGCGACCGCGTGACGGTAATCCCGCTGAGCGGCGGTGTCCTGTCGCTTTAA
- the moaC gene encoding cyclic pyranopterin monophosphate synthase MoaC, translated as MTDQPAGGFTHFDAEGRAVMVDVSGKADTERSATARGSVLMQPETLALILQGGVKKGDVLSVARLAGIMGAKRTPDLIPLCHPLMLTSVKVDLTCDPERNAVDITATCKLRGQTGVEMEALTAVSVAALTVYDMCKAVDRGMTITEVKLLHKAGGKSGEWGSAV; from the coding sequence ATGACCGACCAGCCCGCTGGCGGCTTCACCCATTTCGACGCCGAAGGCCGCGCGGTCATGGTGGACGTGTCCGGCAAGGCCGACACGGAGCGCTCGGCGACCGCCCGCGGCTCCGTTCTGATGCAGCCGGAAACGTTGGCGCTCATCCTCCAGGGCGGCGTCAAGAAGGGCGATGTCCTGTCGGTGGCCCGCTTGGCCGGCATCATGGGGGCCAAGCGCACGCCGGACCTGATCCCGCTCTGCCACCCGCTGATGCTGACCTCGGTCAAGGTCGACCTGACCTGCGACCCCGAACGCAACGCCGTGGACATCACCGCCACCTGCAAGCTGAGGGGCCAGACCGGCGTGGAGATGGAGGCGCTGACCGCCGTGTCGGTCGCGGCACTCACCGTCTATGACATGTGCAAGGCGGTGGACCGCGGCATGACCATCACCGAGGTGAAACTGCTGCACAAGGCCGGCGGCAAGAGCGGCGAATGGGGGAGCGCGGTCTGA
- a CDS encoding GNAT family N-acetyltransferase → MPNVTIARESPLQDAVVQLIEELDRYLGDLYPAESNHLLDLQTLAKPDIRFLVARRSGTVVGCGAMRIDTEGGYGEVKRMFVQPTARGGQIGRRLLERIEDEARAAGLSALLLETGVYQDEAIALYRKQGFADRGPFGPYGPDPLSLFMEKPL, encoded by the coding sequence GTGCCGAACGTGACCATTGCCCGTGAAAGCCCGCTCCAGGACGCGGTGGTTCAGCTCATCGAGGAGTTGGACCGTTACCTGGGCGACCTCTACCCGGCCGAGAGCAACCACCTGCTCGACCTGCAAACGCTGGCGAAACCGGACATCCGCTTCCTGGTCGCCCGGCGGTCGGGAACCGTGGTCGGTTGCGGCGCCATGCGCATCGACACCGAAGGCGGCTATGGCGAGGTCAAGCGGATGTTCGTCCAGCCGACCGCGCGCGGCGGCCAGATCGGGCGCCGCCTTCTGGAGCGCATCGAGGACGAGGCCCGCGCCGCCGGCCTATCGGCGTTGTTGTTGGAAACCGGCGTCTATCAGGACGAGGCCATCGCGCTCTACCGCAAGCAGGGCTTCGCCGACCGCGGCCCGTTCGGCCCCTACGGTCCGGACCCGCTGAGCCTGTTCATGGAGAAACCCCTATGA
- the trpC gene encoding indole-3-glycerol phosphate synthase TrpC yields the protein MSDVLTRICDDKRALVQARKSARPLSAVEDDARSADPARGFIRALRRTVDGGRYGLIAEIKKASPSKGLIRPDFDPPSLARAYRGGGATCLSVLTDEPYFQGCDDYLLSARAAVDLPVLRKDFMVDPYQIAESRALGADCILIIMAALSDAQAVEIEDAAIAWGLDVLVEVHNREELDRALALKTPLLGVNNRNLKTLAVDIATTEELAAHVPADRMLVAESGLYSPADLSRMAAVGARCFLVGESLMRQEDVSAATRALLA from the coding sequence ATGAGCGACGTCCTGACCCGCATCTGCGACGACAAGCGCGCGCTGGTCCAAGCCCGCAAATCCGCCCGCCCGCTGTCCGCTGTGGAGGACGATGCCCGCAGCGCCGACCCGGCGCGCGGCTTCATCCGCGCGCTGCGCCGCACGGTGGACGGGGGCCGCTACGGCCTGATCGCCGAGATCAAGAAGGCCAGCCCGTCCAAGGGCCTGATCCGCCCGGACTTCGACCCGCCGTCGCTGGCGCGCGCCTACCGCGGGGGCGGCGCCACCTGCCTGTCCGTACTGACCGACGAGCCCTATTTCCAGGGCTGCGACGACTACCTGCTGTCCGCCCGCGCCGCGGTGGACCTGCCGGTGCTGCGCAAGGACTTCATGGTCGATCCCTACCAGATCGCCGAATCCCGCGCGCTGGGCGCCGACTGCATCCTGATCATCATGGCCGCGCTGAGCGACGCGCAGGCCGTGGAGATCGAGGACGCCGCCATCGCCTGGGGCCTGGACGTGCTGGTCGAGGTGCACAACCGCGAGGAGCTTGACCGCGCCCTGGCGCTGAAGACTCCGCTGCTCGGCGTGAACAACCGGAACCTGAAGACCCTGGCGGTGGACATCGCCACGACGGAGGAACTGGCGGCCCACGTGCCCGCCGACCGCATGCTGGTCGCCGAAAGCGGTCTCTACAGCCCGGCGGACCTGTCGCGCATGGCGGCGGTCGGCGCGCGCTGTTTCCTGGTCGGTGAATCGCTGATGCGGCAGGAGGATGTGAGCGCGGCCACCCGCGCCCTGCTCGCCTGA
- the trpD gene encoding anthranilate phosphoribosyltransferase, with product MSTPSAPHGDLTDMKAILAKVAAGNALNEAEASLAFDIIMSGNATPSQMGGFLMALRVRGETVDEITGAARVMRAKAIPVEAPDGTIDTCGTGGDGSGTYNISTAAAVVIAACGVPVAKHGNRAMSSKSGAADVLGALGVNLDCDLGLVRKALWDARIGFLMAPRHHLAMRNVGPTRVELGTRTIFNLLGPLSNPASAKRQLLGVYAKQWVEPLAHVLKRLGSEAAWIVHGSDGLDEITTTGPTTVAQLKDGEVTVFEIEPEQAGIFRARPELLKGGDAHVNAEAIRALFDGAQGAYRDIVLLNAAAALHVAGKAGDLKEGVERARHAIDSGAARAVLQHLVSITNSSITNEPVAAP from the coding sequence ATGAGCACGCCGTCCGCGCCGCACGGCGACCTGACCGACATGAAGGCGATCCTCGCCAAGGTCGCCGCCGGCAACGCCCTGAACGAAGCGGAGGCCTCGCTGGCCTTCGACATCATCATGTCGGGCAACGCCACCCCGTCGCAGATGGGCGGCTTCCTGATGGCGCTGCGCGTGCGCGGCGAGACGGTGGACGAGATCACCGGGGCCGCCCGCGTCATGCGCGCCAAGGCGATCCCGGTGGAGGCGCCGGACGGCACCATCGACACCTGCGGCACCGGCGGCGACGGCTCGGGCACCTACAACATCTCCACCGCCGCGGCCGTGGTCATCGCGGCCTGCGGCGTGCCGGTGGCCAAGCACGGCAACCGCGCCATGTCGTCCAAGTCGGGCGCCGCCGACGTGCTGGGCGCGCTGGGCGTCAACCTGGACTGCGACCTGGGTCTGGTGCGCAAGGCCCTGTGGGACGCCCGCATCGGCTTCCTGATGGCGCCGCGCCACCATCTCGCCATGCGCAACGTCGGCCCGACCCGCGTGGAGCTGGGCACCCGCACCATCTTCAACCTGCTGGGGCCGCTGTCCAACCCGGCCAGCGCCAAGCGCCAACTTCTCGGCGTCTACGCCAAGCAGTGGGTGGAGCCGCTGGCCCATGTGCTGAAGCGGCTGGGGTCGGAGGCCGCCTGGATCGTCCATGGCTCCGACGGGCTGGACGAGATCACCACCACCGGCCCGACCACCGTTGCGCAGTTGAAGGACGGCGAGGTCACGGTGTTCGAGATCGAACCGGAGCAGGCCGGCATCTTCCGCGCCCGACCGGAGCTTCTGAAGGGCGGCGACGCCCATGTGAACGCCGAGGCCATCCGCGCGCTGTTCGACGGGGCGCAGGGCGCCTATCGCGACATCGTCCTGCTGAACGCCGCCGCCGCGCTGCATGTGGCGGGCAAGGCCGGCGACCTGAAGGAAGGCGTCGAGCGGGCCCGCCACGCCATCGACAGCGGCGCTGCCCGCGCCGTGCTCCAGCACCTCGTGTCCATCACCAATTCGTCCATCACCAACGAACCGGTTGCCGCGCCATGA
- a CDS encoding anthranilate synthase component II has protein sequence MLLLIDNYDSFTYNLVHYLGELGAELDVRRNDSLTVEEAMALRPEGIVLSPGPCDPDKAGICLPLIDAAAKAGVPLMGVCLGHQAIGQAFGGTVLRAPVPMHGKVDRMFHQGRGVLKDLPSPFRATRYHSLIVERATLPACLEVTGETEDGLIMALSHRELPIHGVQFHPESIESEHGHKILENFLNTTRRLETAA, from the coding sequence ATGCTGCTGCTCATCGATAATTACGACAGCTTCACCTACAACCTCGTCCATTACCTGGGCGAACTGGGCGCCGAACTGGACGTCCGCCGCAACGACAGCCTGACGGTGGAGGAGGCCATGGCGCTCCGCCCCGAAGGGATCGTGCTGTCGCCCGGCCCCTGCGACCCGGACAAGGCGGGCATCTGCCTGCCGCTGATCGACGCCGCCGCCAAGGCCGGCGTTCCGCTGATGGGCGTGTGCCTGGGCCATCAGGCCATCGGGCAGGCCTTCGGCGGCACGGTGCTGCGCGCGCCGGTGCCGATGCACGGCAAGGTCGACCGCATGTTCCACCAGGGGCGCGGCGTCCTGAAGGACCTGCCCTCGCCCTTCCGGGCCACCCGCTACCACTCGCTGATCGTCGAGCGCGCCACCCTGCCCGCCTGCCTGGAGGTGACCGGCGAGACGGAGGACGGGCTGATCATGGCGCTGTCCCACCGCGAGCTGCCGATCCACGGCGTGCAGTTCCACCCGGAAAGCATCGAGAGCGAGCACGGGCACAAGATCCTGGAAAACTTCCTGAACACGACCCGCCGGCTGGAGACCGCCGCATGA
- a CDS encoding STY0301 family protein, with the protein MLRTLILLTLLITATAGPALANEVRCPASLTVQAQPEAPGGWSPYPAKDQHAFAGVTLVEGDRAAQMAAPAPAALEPDRSLRRGRSEIRQWDFPAARRDNVFLICRYAGTQATLAIDLPRTVRRCQITEETDARGMVLDKPATAPQFLCR; encoded by the coding sequence ATGCTCCGCACCCTGATCCTCCTGACGCTCCTCATCACCGCCACCGCCGGCCCCGCCCTCGCGAACGAGGTCCGCTGCCCGGCCAGCCTGACCGTGCAGGCCCAGCCGGAGGCGCCCGGCGGCTGGTCGCCCTACCCGGCGAAGGACCAGCACGCCTTCGCCGGCGTCACCCTGGTGGAGGGCGACCGGGCGGCGCAGATGGCCGCCCCGGCCCCGGCGGCGCTGGAGCCGGACCGCAGCCTGCGGCGGGGCCGCTCGGAGATCCGGCAATGGGACTTCCCCGCCGCGCGGCGCGACAACGTCTTCCTGATCTGCCGCTACGCCGGAACGCAGGCCACGCTGGCCATCGACCTGCCGCGCACGGTGCGGCGCTGCCAGATCACCGAGGAGACCGACGCGCGCGGCATGGTGCTGGACAAGCCGGCGACGGCGCCGCAGTTCCTCTGCCGCTGA